A stretch of Aureispira sp. CCB-E DNA encodes these proteins:
- a CDS encoding bifunctional phosphoglucose/phosphomannose isomerase, which yields MMNVFIQEFPKQLKTALEIGEQATLSKHNQPIQNIVVLGMGGSGIGGEFVAEFVKDTCSVPFLSCKGYNIPAYVGKNTLVITSSFSGNTEETLNAFEEALKREAKIVCISSGGKLIEEAKRLNLDYIKIPSVQQPPRTCLGYSLVQQLFVLNYFGFASKQCIQDIKSSIALLEEQQDQIRVKAAQLARKMEGKFPVIYATDKMGAVTLRLRQQLNENSKILALNHVFPEMNHNELVGWREQIGQYVVLIFRSKDDLARNNKRIEISKDIIEKIADELLEIDCLGDSLIEQAMYAVHLGDWISWELAEARKMDSIEVNVIDLLKRELAAAALG from the coding sequence ATGATGAATGTTTTTATCCAAGAATTTCCAAAGCAATTGAAAACGGCATTGGAAATAGGAGAGCAAGCAACATTGAGTAAGCACAATCAACCTATTCAAAATATAGTTGTATTGGGAATGGGAGGCTCAGGAATCGGAGGTGAGTTTGTTGCAGAATTTGTAAAAGATACTTGTTCTGTCCCTTTTTTATCCTGCAAAGGATATAACATACCAGCTTATGTGGGTAAAAATACTTTGGTAATCACTTCTTCATTCTCAGGTAATACAGAAGAAACACTAAATGCTTTTGAAGAGGCCTTAAAACGAGAGGCAAAAATTGTTTGTATTTCATCGGGCGGAAAACTAATAGAAGAAGCGAAGAGATTAAATTTGGATTATATAAAAATTCCTAGTGTCCAACAACCTCCTAGAACCTGTCTAGGTTACTCTTTGGTGCAACAATTGTTTGTTCTGAACTATTTTGGGTTTGCAAGCAAGCAATGTATACAAGATATTAAATCTTCTATTGCTTTGCTAGAAGAGCAACAAGACCAAATTCGAGTAAAAGCTGCTCAATTGGCGAGAAAAATGGAGGGTAAATTTCCTGTGATTTATGCTACAGATAAAATGGGGGCAGTAACCTTGCGTCTGCGCCAACAATTGAATGAGAACTCAAAAATTTTGGCTTTGAATCACGTCTTTCCAGAAATGAATCACAACGAATTGGTGGGCTGGAGAGAACAAATTGGACAATATGTTGTTTTGATTTTCCGATCCAAGGATGATCTAGCTAGAAACAACAAAAGAATAGAAATCAGTAAGGATATCATCGAAAAAATTGCTGATGAATTGTTAGAGATAGATTGTTTGGGAGATTCTCTAATTGAGCAGGCAATGTATGCTGTTCATTTGGGAGACTGGATTTCTTGGGAATTAGCAGAAGCAAGAAAAATGGATTCTATCGAAGTAAATGTCATTGATCTACTAAAAAGAGAATTAGCCGCAGCTGCATTAGGGTAG
- the msrA gene encoding peptide-methionine (S)-S-oxide reductase MsrA, whose product MRYILSVMTISLFFFSCSSNRAGEKTVTPEVEPQTVATKNTASTKKMEELSKAYFASGCFWCVEAVFESVRGVEEVISGYAGGTKANPTYEEVGSGQTDHAEAVEVYYDPEIVSYATLLKVYYGSHDPTTVNGQHPDFGKQYRSMILYNDEMERKAATDFKAELEAAGTYSAPIATEIVPFKKFWPAEDYHQDYEKRNPNNSYVRNVSIPRLNRFKEKFPELLKKGH is encoded by the coding sequence ATGAGATATATACTTTCAGTAATGACAATCAGCTTGTTTTTCTTTTCTTGTTCATCTAATAGGGCGGGAGAAAAAACAGTTACTCCAGAGGTAGAACCACAAACTGTTGCAACAAAAAATACGGCTAGCACTAAAAAAATGGAAGAGCTGAGCAAAGCTTATTTTGCGAGCGGTTGTTTTTGGTGTGTGGAGGCTGTTTTTGAGTCTGTTAGAGGAGTGGAAGAGGTTATTTCTGGTTATGCTGGTGGAACCAAAGCCAACCCTACATACGAAGAAGTAGGAAGTGGTCAAACAGACCATGCAGAAGCCGTAGAAGTTTATTACGATCCAGAAATTGTTTCTTATGCCACCTTACTTAAAGTATACTATGGGTCGCATGATCCGACTACAGTAAATGGACAACATCCAGATTTTGGCAAACAGTACCGTTCTATGATTTTGTATAATGATGAAATGGAACGCAAGGCGGCAACAGATTTTAAAGCGGAGCTAGAAGCGGCTGGCACATACAGTGCACCTATTGCCACTGAAATTGTCCCTTTTAAAAAGTTTTGGCCAGCAGAGGATTATCACCAAGATTATGAAAAAAGAAACCCTAATAATTCTTATGTGAGAAATGTATCTATTCCTAGGTTGAATCGTTTTAAAGAAAAATTTCCAGAGTTATTGAAAAAAGGACATTAG
- a CDS encoding YraN family protein — MANHNDVGKLGEQIAKKHLKGAGYTILEHSWRWGKGEIDFIAQLDHILVFVEVKTRKKAIFGLPEEAVSSKKQNLMYELAVEYMYQAQYEAEFRFDVISIILEPQLEICHFEDAFFPNWS; from the coding sequence ATGGCGAATCACAACGATGTTGGCAAGTTAGGTGAACAAATTGCAAAAAAACACTTAAAAGGAGCAGGTTACACCATACTGGAACACAGCTGGCGCTGGGGAAAGGGGGAAATAGACTTCATTGCTCAACTCGACCATATCCTTGTCTTTGTCGAAGTCAAAACGCGAAAAAAAGCCATATTTGGCTTGCCAGAAGAGGCGGTATCTTCCAAAAAACAAAACTTAATGTATGAGTTAGCCGTTGAATATATGTATCAAGCTCAATATGAAGCAGAATTTAGATTTGACGTTATTTCAATTATTTTAGAACCTCAACTAGAAATCTGTCATTTTGAAGATGCCTTTTTTCCTAATTGGAGTTGA
- the lipB gene encoding lipoyl(octanoyl) transferase LipB — MGKKIVYKDLGVIDYQEAWDLQTELFEEVVARKVSNRKATPTEQQEQYHYLLFCEHPHVYTLGRNGKEEHLLLNETTLVEKEATFHKINRGGDITYHGFGQVVGYPILDLDEFFTDIGRYVRFLEEMVIRMLEEYDIVGERIKGLSGVWIDKDTDNPRKICAVGVHLSRWTTMHGFALNVNTDLDYFNYIVPCGIDDKAVTSMEKELGQRVDEEAVKLKLKKHFAVLFEATYK, encoded by the coding sequence ATGGGAAAAAAAATTGTTTATAAAGATCTTGGAGTAATTGATTACCAAGAAGCGTGGGATTTGCAAACAGAGCTTTTTGAAGAGGTTGTTGCTAGAAAAGTAAGCAACCGAAAAGCTACACCAACCGAACAACAGGAACAATATCATTATTTATTGTTTTGCGAACATCCGCATGTCTATACTTTGGGACGAAATGGAAAGGAAGAACATTTGTTGTTAAATGAAACGACCTTAGTAGAAAAAGAAGCTACATTTCATAAAATCAATAGAGGTGGAGACATTACTTACCATGGATTTGGTCAAGTAGTTGGGTATCCTATATTAGATTTGGATGAATTTTTTACTGACATAGGGCGTTATGTGCGTTTCTTAGAAGAAATGGTTATTCGGATGTTGGAGGAGTATGATATTGTTGGAGAACGAATAAAAGGGCTTTCAGGAGTTTGGATTGATAAGGATACTGATAATCCTAGAAAAATTTGTGCAGTAGGGGTGCATTTGAGTCGTTGGACAACTATGCATGGCTTTGCCTTGAATGTTAATACTGATTTAGATTATTTTAATTATATCGTTCCTTGCGGTATTGATGATAAGGCAGTTACTTCAATGGAAAAAGAGTTGGGGCAGCGAGTTGATGAAGAGGCTGTTAAATTAAAACTAAAAAAGCATTTTGCTGTTTTATTTGAAGCTACTTACAAGTAA
- a CDS encoding RNA ligase family protein has translation MQTDKYGRTYHLPFSEGVTNDDKTLQDWEGLLKQEIIITEKLDGENSCLKTAGAFARSHGAPTRNPWASNMWAIWERTKGDLGDLEVFGENLYGIHSIEYEQLSYHFYVFAIRDGNRWLSWEEVVFYAELLELPTVPVLEIGYFTSQQIKDFIQQRMELGSVFGGPCEGFVLRNANEFQTSDFKYNVLKYVRKNHVQTNEHWTRNWKRASLWYEKPLV, from the coding sequence ATGCAAACGGATAAATATGGACGAACCTATCACTTGCCATTTTCGGAAGGAGTAACCAATGATGATAAAACACTTCAAGATTGGGAAGGTTTGTTGAAACAGGAAATTATTATTACAGAAAAATTAGATGGCGAGAATAGTTGCTTAAAGACGGCAGGAGCTTTTGCCCGTTCTCATGGTGCACCGACTAGAAACCCTTGGGCAAGCAATATGTGGGCAATATGGGAACGAACGAAAGGGGATTTGGGAGACTTGGAAGTTTTTGGCGAAAACCTTTATGGTATTCATAGCATAGAATACGAGCAATTGTCGTATCATTTTTATGTTTTTGCCATTCGAGATGGCAACAGGTGGTTGTCTTGGGAGGAGGTCGTCTTTTATGCTGAATTGTTAGAATTGCCTACGGTGCCTGTTTTGGAGATAGGTTACTTTACAAGCCAACAAATTAAAGATTTTATACAACAGCGCATGGAACTTGGAAGCGTATTTGGCGGTCCTTGTGAAGGATTTGTATTGCGAAATGCCAATGAATTCCAAACTTCAGATTTTAAATACAACGTTTTAAAATATGTGCGCAAAAATCATGTACAAACCAATGAGCACTGGACTAGAAATTGGAAACGAGCTTCCCTTTGGTATGAAAAACCTTTGGTCTGA